The proteins below are encoded in one region of Odocoileus virginianus isolate 20LAN1187 ecotype Illinois chromosome 18, Ovbor_1.2, whole genome shotgun sequence:
- the RRAGA gene encoding ras-related GTP-binding protein A yields the protein MPNTAMKKKVLLMGKSGSGKTSMRSIIFANYIARDTRRLGATIDVEHSHVRFLGNLVLNLWDCGGQDTFMENYFTSQRDNIFRNVEVLIYVFDVESRELEKDMHYYQSCLEAILQNSPDAKIFCLVHKMDLVQEDQRDLIFKEREEDLRRLSRPLECACFRTSIWDETLYKAWSSIVYQLIPNVQQLEMNLRNFAQIIEADEVLLFERATFLVISHYQCKEQRDVHRFEKISNIIKQFKLSCSKLAASFQSMEVRNSNFAAFIDIFTSNTYVMVVMSDPSIPSAATLINIRNARKHFEKLERVDGPKHSLLMR from the coding sequence ATGCCAAATACAGCCATGAAAAAAAAGGTGCTGTTAATGGGGAAGAGCGGGTCGGGGAAGACCAGCATGAGATCGATTATCTTTGCCAATTACATCGCTCGCGACACCCGGCGCCTGGGTGCCACCATTGATGTGGAGCACTCCCACGTCCGATTCCTGGGCAACCTAGTGCTGAATCTGTGGGACTGTGGCGGTCAGGACACCTTCATGGAAAATTACTTCACCAGCCAGCGAGACAACATCTTCCGTAATGTCGAGGTTCTGATTTATGTGTTCGACGTGGAGAGCCGCGAACTGGAAAAGGACATGCATTATTACCAGTCGTGTCTGGAGGCCATCCTCCAGAACTCTCCTGATGCCAAAATCTTCTGCCTGGTGCACAAGATGgatctggttcaggaagatcagCGTGACCTGATTTTTAAAGAGCGAGAGGAAGACCTGAGGCGTTTATCTCGCCCGCTGGAGTGTGCTTGTTTTCGAACATCCATCTGGGATGAAACGCTCTACAAAGCCTGGTCCAGTATTGTCTATCAGCTGATTCCCAATGTCCAGCAGCTGGAGATGAATCTCAGGAATTTTGCCCAGATTATTGAGGCCGATGAAGTTCTGCTGTTCGAAAGAGCCACGTTCTTGGTCATCTCCCATTACCAGTGCAAAGAGCAGCGTGATGTCCACCGATTCGAGAAGATCAGCAACATTATTAAGCAGTTCAAGCTGAGCTGCAGTAAATTGGCCGCTTCTTTCCAGAGCATGGAAGTTAGGAATTCTAACTTCGCTGCTTTCATCGACATCTTCACATCAAACACGTACGTGATGGTGGTTATGTCGGATCCGTCGATCCCTTCTGCGGCTACTCTGATCAACATTCGCAATGCCAGGAAACACTTTGAGAAGCTGGAGAGAGTGGATGGTCCCAAGCACAGCCTCCTTATGCGTTGA